In Rhipicephalus microplus isolate Deutch F79 chromosome 7, USDA_Rmic, whole genome shotgun sequence, one genomic interval encodes:
- the LOC142767068 gene encoding transmembrane protein 220-like — translation MAVFFAMASYVQLNDPDAVVWIVAYALPCFASISEALQASWWSRKLRTRFTSTAMMLSGGLLGLSIWFWLQDATCIGFNLVTCEHGRESGGAVISLIWLLLLRRRTEAAGWKRATLSATLSLLPVAVWVALLMGDGIKYLCVSAIS, via the exons ATGGCcgtgttcttcgccatggcgtcGTACGTTCAGCTCAACGATCCCGACGCAGTTGTTTGGATT GTGGCATACGCACTCCCGTGTTTCGCCAGCATCAGCGAAGCCCTGCAAGCGTCCTGGTGGTCGCGGAAGCTTCGCACACGTTTCACGAGCACCGCCATGATGCTATCAGGTGGCCTTCTGGGGCTAAGCATCTGGTTCTGGCTGCAAGACGCCACCTGCATCGGATTCAACCTGGTGACGTGCGAGCACGGACGCGAATCTGGTGGCGCGGTGATTTCTCTCATCTGGCTGCTTCTGCTACGGCGACGCACCGAAGCCGCCGGTTGGAAACGAGCAACCCTGTCGGCCACCCTGAGCCTACTTCCCGTTGCTGTTTGGGTTGCGCTACTCATGGGCGACGGAATAAAGTACCTGTGTGTCAGCGCCATTTCATAA